One Streptomyces drozdowiczii DNA segment encodes these proteins:
- a CDS encoding choice-of-anchor M domain-containing protein yields MDVVGLAYEDGSLDIAVHDESGTEEVEYAPEDVTLRALPGARTTIPADSAYAFLGTAGKPVWILPEVQNPDLLWAGFGAEELETGILQDDEVDVSFLSVQGPGRLAVYTDDVFGEPETVLVNSGDGLPDTVEVRAGEHTHANWAFTKAGTYTVKVKAAAHLAADGSPVSSRTVTYTFEVRK; encoded by the coding sequence AGGACGGCTCGCTCGACATAGCCGTGCACGACGAGAGCGGCACCGAGGAAGTCGAGTACGCACCCGAGGACGTCACCCTGCGCGCCCTGCCCGGCGCGAGGACCACGATCCCCGCCGACTCCGCCTACGCATTCCTCGGAACGGCCGGAAAGCCGGTCTGGATCCTGCCGGAGGTGCAGAACCCCGACCTGCTGTGGGCCGGCTTCGGCGCCGAGGAACTGGAGACGGGCATCCTCCAGGACGACGAGGTCGACGTCTCGTTCCTGTCGGTGCAGGGGCCGGGCCGCCTGGCCGTGTACACCGACGACGTCTTCGGCGAGCCGGAAACCGTACTGGTCAACAGCGGTGACGGGCTGCCCGACACGGTGGAGGTGCGGGCGGGCGAACATACGCATGCCAACTGGGCATTCACCAAGGCCGGTACCTACACCGTCAAGGTCAAGGCGGCCGCACACCTGGCCGCGGACGGATCGCCGGTCTCCTCCCGCACGGTCACGTACAC